Proteins encoded in a region of the Rhizobium sp. CC-YZS058 genome:
- a CDS encoding NAD(P)H-binding protein, which yields MTRIGPTTHVLLLGATGGIGSSVMEALLVRGARVRALSRNAAQAAARNRLVDWRQGDAMEVQDVRAAAEGVDIIVHAVNPPRYRHWDRLVLPMLENTIAAARATGATILLPGTVYNFGPDVFPLIPDDAPQNPVTGKGEIRKAMEIRLQDAAKAGVRSIVLRAGDFFGPSVGNSWFAQVLVSPGRPVGTITLPGDSGIGHQWAYLPDVAAAMLALLDRRDTLAPFEAAQFGGTWDEDGLVLARSIRRAVERPDLPVRSFPWWTLPLAAPFSETVREIRAMRYLWRRPVRMDNAKLVGLIGEEPHTPLDGAIATTLRGLGCLSADQRDRAAGFPQALLR from the coding sequence ATGACCCGTATCGGACCCACCACCCATGTGCTGCTGCTCGGCGCCACCGGCGGCATCGGGAGCAGCGTGATGGAGGCACTGCTTGTACGGGGCGCGCGGGTGCGCGCGCTGTCCCGCAATGCTGCGCAAGCTGCTGCACGCAACCGGCTCGTCGACTGGCGGCAGGGAGATGCGATGGAGGTACAGGATGTTCGCGCCGCCGCCGAGGGCGTGGATATCATCGTTCATGCCGTCAACCCGCCGCGCTACCGCCATTGGGACAGGCTCGTGCTGCCGATGTTGGAGAATACGATCGCCGCCGCGCGCGCGACCGGTGCAACCATTCTCTTGCCCGGGACCGTCTATAACTTCGGGCCGGACGTCTTCCCACTGATTCCAGACGATGCGCCGCAGAACCCGGTGACAGGCAAGGGCGAAATCCGCAAGGCGATGGAAATTCGCCTCCAGGATGCGGCCAAAGCAGGCGTACGCAGCATCGTGCTGCGCGCCGGAGACTTCTTCGGCCCCAGCGTCGGCAACAGCTGGTTCGCACAGGTGCTGGTCTCGCCCGGCCGACCGGTCGGCACCATCACCCTGCCCGGCGATTCCGGCATCGGCCATCAGTGGGCCTATCTGCCGGATGTCGCTGCCGCGATGCTCGCCTTGCTGGACCGGCGCGACACGCTCGCGCCGTTCGAGGCCGCGCAATTCGGCGGCACATGGGATGAAGATGGACTGGTGTTGGCACGCAGCATCCGCCGCGCAGTGGAGCGGCCTGACCTGCCGGTCCGCAGCTTCCCCTGGTGGACCCTGCCCTTGGCAGCGCCCTTCTCCGAAACCGTGCGCGAGATCCGGGCCATGCGCTATCTCTGGCGTCGTCCGGTGCGAATGGACAATGCCAAGCTCGTGGGCTTGATCGGCGAGGAACCACACACGCCGCTGGACGGGGCGATCGCGACCACCCTGCGCGGGCTCGGCTGCCTGTCTGCGGACCAGAGGGACAGGGCAGCCGGCTTCCCACAGGCGCTGCTCCGTTAG
- a CDS encoding ArsR/SmtB family transcription factor → MTDTATNRNEILKALSHPKRVEMLGWLKEPEAHFTDQHLPLDLGVCASQFERCGLSQSTVSAHLASLQRAGLVTTQRVGQWILYKRNEAIIGRFLDELKSAL, encoded by the coding sequence ATGACCGACACAGCCACGAACAGGAACGAGATTCTGAAAGCGCTCTCGCATCCGAAGAGGGTGGAGATGCTGGGCTGGCTCAAGGAGCCGGAGGCGCATTTCACCGACCAGCATCTGCCGCTCGATCTCGGTGTCTGCGCCAGTCAGTTCGAACGCTGTGGCCTGTCGCAATCCACCGTCTCGGCCCATCTGGCGAGCCTGCAGCGCGCAGGTCTCGTGACCACGCAACGCGTCGGCCAGTGGATTCTCTACAAGCGGAACGAGGCCATCATCGGCCGCTTTCTCGACGAGTTGAAATCCGCGCTCTGA
- a CDS encoding MarR family transcriptional regulator — translation MGIGVAGQASLTRQREKQEQDAIDYEMIELLFFAYRAFTSDPDVILEKRGFGRAHHRVLHFVDREPGMTVADLLETLKITKQSLARVLKQLIDSGYIRQVAGPEDRRQRKLYATPEGTALARALAEPQSRRIAEALAAAGPQARPVIGRFLASLRLGENEAAGQSEAREDRNDEDDTDR, via the coding sequence ATGGGGATCGGTGTGGCGGGGCAGGCGAGTCTGACAAGGCAGCGGGAGAAGCAAGAGCAGGATGCCATCGATTACGAAATGATCGAGCTGCTGTTCTTCGCCTATCGCGCCTTCACCTCCGATCCCGATGTGATTCTCGAAAAGCGCGGCTTCGGTCGGGCGCACCACCGCGTCCTGCATTTCGTCGACCGGGAGCCCGGCATGACGGTCGCCGATCTTCTCGAAACCTTGAAGATCACCAAGCAGAGCCTGGCGCGCGTGCTCAAGCAGTTGATCGATTCCGGCTATATTCGCCAGGTGGCGGGGCCGGAGGATCGGCGCCAGCGCAAGCTCTACGCGACGCCGGAGGGCACCGCGCTTGCCCGCGCCTTGGCCGAGCCGCAATCGCGCCGCATAGCCGAGGCGCTCGCTGCCGCCGGTCCGCAGGCGCGTCCGGTCATCGGCCGGTTCCTGGCCAGCTTGCGCCTGGGAGAGAACGAGGCGGCTGGGCAGAGTGAGGCGAGGGAGGATCGGAATGACGAAGACGATACGGATCGCTGA
- the trxB gene encoding thioredoxin-disulfide reductase: protein MTSRHTKVLIIGSGPAGYTAAIYAARAMLQPVLIAGMEQGGQLMITTDVENYPGFGDPVQGPWLMEQMLKQAIHVGTEIVNDLVTSIDVTVRPFRLTTDSGTDWTADTVIICTGAKAKWLGIETEETFKGFGVSACATCDGFFYRNKDVLVVGGGNSAVEEALYLSNIAKSVTVIHRRASFRAERILQERLFAKENVKVLWDHEVLAYTGTPAKPPFPASLTGVILRNTLTGATRDMATDGVFVAIGHAPATELFKDKLRLKSNGYLWTAADSTATDVPGIYAAGDVTDDVYRQAITAAGMGCMAALEAEKYLAGHMPVAIAAE, encoded by the coding sequence ATGACCTCCCGCCATACCAAGGTGCTCATCATCGGTTCCGGCCCGGCCGGCTACACGGCTGCGATCTACGCGGCGCGCGCCATGCTGCAGCCGGTGCTGATTGCCGGCATGGAGCAGGGCGGGCAGCTGATGATCACCACCGATGTGGAAAACTATCCGGGCTTCGGCGATCCGGTGCAGGGGCCCTGGCTGATGGAGCAGATGCTCAAGCAGGCGATCCATGTCGGCACGGAGATCGTCAACGATCTCGTGACCTCGATCGACGTCACCGTCCGACCCTTCCGCCTGACCACGGACAGCGGCACGGACTGGACGGCCGACACGGTGATCATCTGCACCGGCGCCAAGGCCAAGTGGCTGGGGATCGAGACGGAGGAAACCTTCAAGGGTTTCGGCGTGTCGGCCTGCGCCACCTGCGATGGCTTCTTCTATCGCAACAAGGATGTGTTGGTGGTCGGCGGCGGCAATTCCGCCGTCGAGGAGGCGCTCTATCTTTCCAACATCGCCAAAAGCGTCACGGTCATTCACCGCCGCGCGTCCTTCCGGGCCGAGCGGATCCTGCAGGAGCGGCTGTTCGCCAAGGAGAACGTCAAGGTTCTCTGGGATCACGAGGTGCTTGCCTATACTGGCACGCCGGCCAAGCCGCCGTTCCCCGCTTCGCTCACCGGCGTCATTCTGCGCAACACGCTGACGGGCGCCACGCGCGACATGGCGACGGACGGCGTCTTCGTGGCCATCGGCCATGCGCCGGCGACCGAGCTCTTCAAGGACAAGCTTCGCCTGAAGTCCAACGGCTATCTGTGGACCGCGGCGGATTCGACGGCGACCGACGTGCCCGGCATCTATGCCGCCGGCGACGTCACCGACGATGTCTACCGCCAGGCGATCACCGCGGCTGGCATGGGCTGCATGGCCGCACTCGAGGCCGAGAAATATCTGGCGGGTCACATGCCGGTCGCAATCGCAGCCGAATAG
- a CDS encoding LysR family transcriptional regulator VtlR, whose amino-acid sequence MPLDWDKLRIFHAAAEAGSFTHAADKLHLSQSAISRQVSSLEQDVGIKLFHRHARGLILTEQGEILYRTAHEVLMKLESVKVQLTETTDKPSGKLRITTTVGLGQGWLTDKVQEFLALYPDMQVQLILDNEELDVNMRHADCAIRLRQPQQSDLIQRKLFTVHMHLYAAPSYINKHGEPQSIEDLDNHRIITFGEPAPNYLLDVNWLEIAGRDSDNPRVSHLQINSQTSIKRACLLGIGIAMMPDYIVGRDPGLIQLPIGADIPSFDTYFCYPDEMKNAAKLKVFRDFIVAKARNWNF is encoded by the coding sequence ATGCCGCTGGACTGGGACAAATTGCGGATCTTCCACGCAGCCGCGGAAGCCGGCTCCTTTACCCATGCCGCCGACAAGCTGCACCTTTCGCAATCGGCGATCAGCCGGCAGGTCTCCTCGCTGGAGCAGGATGTCGGCATCAAGCTGTTCCACCGCCATGCCCGCGGACTGATCCTCACCGAACAGGGCGAGATCCTCTACCGCACCGCGCATGAGGTTCTGATGAAGCTCGAAAGCGTCAAGGTCCAGCTGACCGAGACGACCGACAAGCCCTCCGGCAAGCTGCGCATCACCACCACCGTCGGCCTCGGGCAGGGCTGGCTGACCGACAAGGTCCAGGAATTCCTGGCGCTTTACCCCGACATGCAGGTGCAGCTGATCCTCGACAACGAGGAGCTGGACGTGAACATGCGCCATGCCGATTGCGCCATCCGCCTGCGCCAGCCGCAGCAGTCGGACCTGATCCAGCGCAAGCTGTTCACGGTGCATATGCATCTCTATGCCGCGCCGTCCTACATCAACAAGCACGGCGAGCCGCAATCGATCGAGGATCTCGACAACCACCGGATCATCACCTTCGGCGAGCCGGCCCCCAACTATCTGCTCGATGTGAATTGGCTGGAGATTGCCGGCCGCGACAGCGACAATCCGCGTGTCTCCCACCTGCAGATCAACAGCCAGACCTCGATCAAGCGCGCCTGTCTGCTCGGCATCGGCATTGCGATGATGCCGGACTATATCGTCGGTCGCGATCCGGGCCTCATCCAGCTGCCGATCGGCGCCGACATTCCCTCCTTCGACACCTATTTCTGCTATCCGGACGAGATGAAGAACGCGGCCAAGCTGAAGGTCTTCCGCGATTTCATCGTCGCCAAGGCGCGAAACTGGAATTTCTAG
- a CDS encoding pyridoxal phosphate-dependent aminotransferase, which produces MAFLADALSRVKPSATIAVSQKARELKAKGRDVIGLGAGEPDFDTPDNIKQAAIDAINRGETKYTPVAGIPELREAIVRKYKRENNLDYTAAQTIVGTGGKQILFNAFMATMNPGDEVVIPAPYWVSYPEMVALCGGTPVFVETTQANNFKLTAEDLDKAITPKTKWFIFNSPSNPSGAAYSHTELKALTDVLMKHSHVWVLTDDMYEHLTYGDFKFATPAEVEPALYDRTLTMNGVSKAYAMTGWRIGYAAGPLALIKAMDMIQGQQTSGACSIAQWAAVEALNGTQDFIPENKKIFEGRRDLVVSMLNQATGIECPSPEGAFYVYPSCKGLIGKTAPSGKVIETDEDFVSELLEAEGVAVVHGSAFGLGPNFRISYATSEELLEEACKRIQRFCAACK; this is translated from the coding sequence ATGGCCTTTCTTGCCGACGCCCTTTCCCGTGTGAAGCCCTCCGCCACCATCGCCGTTTCCCAGAAGGCGCGTGAGCTGAAAGCCAAGGGCCGCGACGTCATCGGCCTCGGCGCCGGCGAGCCGGATTTCGATACGCCGGACAATATCAAGCAGGCCGCCATCGACGCCATCAACCGCGGCGAAACGAAATACACGCCGGTGGCCGGCATTCCGGAGCTGCGCGAGGCGATCGTGCGCAAGTACAAGCGCGAGAACAATCTCGACTACACCGCTGCGCAGACCATTGTCGGCACCGGCGGCAAGCAGATCCTGTTCAACGCCTTCATGGCAACGATGAACCCCGGCGACGAGGTCGTCATTCCGGCGCCCTACTGGGTCTCCTACCCGGAAATGGTGGCGCTGTGCGGCGGCACGCCGGTTTTCGTCGAAACCACCCAGGCCAACAATTTCAAGCTGACGGCCGAGGATCTCGACAAGGCGATCACGCCGAAGACCAAGTGGTTCATCTTCAACTCGCCGTCGAACCCCTCCGGCGCGGCCTACAGCCATACTGAGCTGAAGGCGCTGACGGATGTGCTGATGAAGCACAGCCATGTCTGGGTGCTGACCGACGACATGTACGAGCACCTGACCTATGGCGACTTCAAATTCGCGACCCCCGCCGAGGTCGAGCCGGCGCTCTACGATCGCACGCTGACCATGAACGGCGTCTCCAAGGCCTATGCGATGACCGGCTGGCGCATCGGCTATGCCGCCGGCCCGCTGGCGCTCATCAAGGCCATGGACATGATCCAGGGCCAGCAGACCTCCGGCGCCTGCTCGATCGCCCAGTGGGCAGCCGTCGAGGCTCTGAACGGCACGCAGGACTTCATTCCGGAAAACAAGAAGATCTTCGAAGGTCGGCGCGACCTCGTCGTCTCCATGCTGAACCAGGCGACCGGTATCGAATGCCCCTCCCCCGAGGGAGCCTTCTACGTCTATCCGTCCTGCAAGGGGCTGATCGGCAAGACCGCGCCGTCCGGCAAGGTCATCGAGACGGATGAGGACTTCGTTTCCGAGCTGCTCGAAGCCGAAGGCGTTGCCGTGGTCCATGGCTCGGCCTTCGGTCTCGGCCCCAATTTCCGCATCTCCTACGCAACCTCGGAAGAGCTGCTCGAAGAAGCGTGCAAGCGCATCCAGCGCTTCTGCGCCGCCTGCAAGTAA
- a CDS encoding alkene reductase, with translation MPSLFDPITIGDIALSSRVVMAPLTRNRSPGAVPNTLNATYYEQRAGAGLIITEATPVSHQGQGYADVPGLYTKEALDGWRKVTDGVHKAGGKIVVQMWHVGRISHTSLQPNGGQPVAPSAIRAKAKTYILHEDGTGEFTDTSEPRALETGEIAGIVEDYRRAARAAVDAGFDGVEIHAANGYLIDQFLRSGSNQRTDAYGGSIENRTRFLFEVMDAVTAEIGAGRTGIRLSPVTPANDASDPDPQPLFDDVVKGLARYPLSYIHVIEGATGGDRNFQQEGSSFSFEALRSAYHQAGGKAAWMGNNGYDRALAIEAVESGRVDLVAFGKPFIANPDLVERLKQDAPLNTPDSNTFYGGGAKGYTDYPTLTQVAAE, from the coding sequence ATGCCAAGCCTTTTCGATCCGATCACCATTGGCGATATCGCGCTCTCCAGCCGCGTCGTCATGGCGCCGCTGACCCGCAACCGCTCTCCGGGCGCCGTGCCGAACACGCTGAACGCCACTTATTACGAGCAGCGCGCCGGCGCCGGCCTGATCATCACCGAGGCGACGCCGGTCAGCCATCAGGGCCAGGGCTACGCCGATGTACCGGGTCTCTACACGAAGGAAGCGCTGGATGGCTGGCGCAAGGTCACCGACGGCGTGCACAAGGCCGGCGGCAAGATCGTGGTGCAGATGTGGCATGTCGGTCGGATCTCGCACACGTCGCTGCAGCCGAATGGCGGCCAGCCGGTCGCGCCCTCGGCCATCCGCGCCAAGGCCAAGACCTATATTCTTCATGAGGACGGCACGGGCGAGTTTACCGACACGTCCGAACCGCGGGCGCTGGAGACCGGCGAGATCGCCGGCATCGTCGAGGATTATCGCCGCGCCGCGCGGGCTGCGGTCGATGCCGGCTTCGATGGTGTCGAGATCCATGCCGCCAATGGCTATCTGATCGACCAGTTCCTGCGTTCCGGCTCCAACCAGCGGACGGACGCCTATGGCGGTTCGATCGAAAACCGCACCCGCTTCCTCTTCGAGGTGATGGACGCCGTGACGGCGGAAATCGGCGCCGGACGCACCGGCATCCGCCTCTCGCCCGTCACCCCCGCCAACGATGCCTCCGATCCGGATCCGCAGCCGCTGTTCGATGACGTGGTGAAGGGCCTCGCGCGCTATCCGCTCTCCTATATCCATGTGATCGAGGGCGCGACGGGCGGCGACCGCAACTTCCAGCAGGAGGGGTCGTCCTTCAGCTTCGAAGCCCTGCGCAGCGCATACCACCAGGCCGGCGGCAAGGCTGCCTGGATGGGCAACAACGGCTATGACCGCGCGCTCGCCATCGAGGCCGTCGAGAGCGGCCGCGTCGACCTCGTCGCCTTCGGCAAGCCTTTCATCGCCAATCCGGACCTGGTCGAGCGGCTGAAGCAGGATGCGCCGCTGAACACGCCGGACAGCAACACCTTCTACGGGGGTGGCGCCAAGGGCTATACGGACTACCCGACGCTGACCCAGGTCGCTGCCGAGTAA
- a CDS encoding response regulator transcription factor — protein MTKTIRIADDAPHLMVVDDDRRIRDLLSRFLVDQGFRVTTAADAAEARRRLGGIDFDLLIVDVMMPGETGVSLTQSLRRIKTVPIIMLTALAETNARVEGLEAGADDYLPKPFDPRELVLRINNILRRNAPAQAPKVEQVIFGPFTFSVTRRELRRGPEPIRLTDREQEIMMLFSQRAGETIPRHEFVGDDAEVGERTIDVQINRLRRKIEDDPSNPVWLQTVRGIGYRLSVD, from the coding sequence ATGACGAAGACGATACGGATCGCTGACGACGCCCCGCACCTCATGGTGGTGGATGACGACCGGCGCATCCGCGACCTGTTGAGCCGCTTCCTTGTGGATCAGGGCTTTCGCGTGACGACGGCCGCCGATGCGGCCGAGGCGCGCAGGCGGCTGGGGGGGATCGATTTCGATCTCTTGATCGTCGATGTCATGATGCCGGGCGAAACCGGAGTTTCGTTGACCCAAAGCCTGCGGCGCATCAAGACAGTACCGATCATCATGCTGACGGCGCTGGCCGAGACCAATGCCCGCGTCGAGGGGCTGGAGGCCGGGGCGGACGACTACCTGCCGAAACCCTTCGACCCGCGGGAACTGGTGCTGCGCATCAACAACATTCTCAGGCGCAACGCCCCGGCGCAGGCGCCGAAGGTGGAGCAGGTGATCTTCGGACCCTTCACCTTTTCCGTCACCCGCCGCGAGCTGCGCCGGGGTCCGGAGCCCATTCGCCTCACCGACCGCGAGCAGGAGATCATGATGCTCTTCTCCCAGCGCGCCGGCGAAACCATTCCCCGCCACGAATTCGTCGGCGACGATGCCGAGGTCGGCGAACGGACGATCGACGTCCAGATCAATCGGCTGCGCCGAAAGATCGAGGATGACCCGTCCAATCCCGTCTGGCTGCAGACCGTGCGCGGCATCGGCTATCGGCTGAGCGTCGACTGA
- a CDS encoding cold-shock protein, with protein MAETGIVKFFNTDKGFGFIKPDNGGADIFVHISAVQASGLNGLSENQKVSFDTEPDRRGKGPKAVNLQVSG; from the coding sequence ATGGCCGAGACTGGCATTGTAAAATTCTTCAACACCGACAAGGGCTTTGGCTTCATCAAGCCGGACAATGGCGGCGCAGACATCTTCGTTCATATCTCCGCAGTGCAGGCGTCCGGCCTGAATGGGCTGTCCGAGAACCAGAAGGTCAGCTTCGACACCGAGCCGGATCGTCGTGGCAAGGGCCCGAAGGCCGTCAACCTTCAGGTTTCCGGCTGA
- a CDS encoding LysR family transcriptional regulator: MSDHEPNWDYYRIFLHVLREGSLSGAARSLGLTQPTVGRQIDALEGAIGAPLFLRSASGLTPTPAALSLAPLAEDIAARAAAFVRQAGGAVGEMAGRVRVTASEIIAIEVLPPILADLAERHPQLVIELSVSDRVEDLLRHEADIAVRMVAPQQEALVSRALGTLEIGLFAHRRYLERHGVPLTEADLAAHRVIGFDRETAFIQAMRRRVPALTRLSFALRTDSNLAQLAAVRAGFGIGGCQVRLAERDPGLVRVLTEHMALPLPLFVVLHETLRTNPRCRAVFDALAEGLLAYARG; the protein is encoded by the coding sequence ATGAGCGACCACGAACCGAATTGGGATTACTATCGCATCTTCCTCCATGTCCTGCGGGAGGGATCTCTTTCGGGGGCCGCACGGTCCCTCGGCCTCACGCAGCCGACCGTTGGTCGGCAGATCGATGCACTGGAGGGCGCCATCGGCGCACCGCTTTTCCTGCGCTCGGCGTCCGGGCTGACGCCGACGCCCGCCGCACTCTCGCTCGCGCCGCTGGCCGAGGACATCGCCGCCCGCGCTGCCGCCTTTGTGCGCCAGGCGGGCGGTGCCGTGGGCGAGATGGCCGGTCGCGTTCGGGTCACGGCCAGCGAAATCATCGCGATCGAAGTTCTGCCGCCGATCCTTGCCGACCTGGCGGAGCGCCATCCGCAGCTGGTGATCGAGCTCTCCGTTTCCGATCGGGTTGAGGATCTGTTGCGCCATGAGGCTGATATCGCGGTGCGGATGGTAGCGCCGCAGCAGGAGGCGCTTGTGTCCCGGGCGCTGGGCACGCTGGAGATTGGCCTCTTCGCCCATCGCCGCTATCTCGAGCGGCACGGCGTCCCCCTGACGGAGGCAGACCTTGCCGCGCATCGGGTTATCGGCTTCGATCGCGAGACCGCCTTCATCCAGGCGATGCGTCGGCGTGTTCCCGCGCTGACCCGGTTATCCTTCGCGCTGAGAACCGACAGTAATCTGGCGCAGCTTGCTGCCGTGCGCGCCGGCTTCGGCATTGGAGGGTGCCAGGTGCGCCTGGCCGAGCGAGATCCTGGGCTGGTGCGGGTGCTGACGGAGCACATGGCACTGCCGTTGCCGCTGTTCGTCGTTCTGCACGAGACGCTGCGGACCAATCCGCGCTGCCGGGCGGTTTTCGACGCTCTGGCGGAGGGGCTGCTTGCCTATGCGCGTGGCTGA
- a CDS encoding BA14K family protein, with protein sequence MKTFLKAAILSIATLATVAPALSPAHADDWRRRHYYRGHDRGGDALAIGALGLATGVIVGSALASPPPPRYTGPVYIDPPVDYYPPQPVYRPRPVVVQSYELRPWTPAWYDYCERRYRSFDARTGTFVGYDGREYFCRAS encoded by the coding sequence ATGAAGACATTCCTGAAAGCTGCCATTCTGTCCATTGCGACGCTGGCGACGGTTGCGCCGGCTCTCTCGCCCGCCCATGCCGACGACTGGCGTCGGCGCCACTATTACCGCGGCCACGACCGCGGCGGGGATGCGCTGGCGATCGGCGCCCTGGGTCTTGCCACCGGCGTCATCGTCGGCAGCGCGCTCGCCTCGCCGCCGCCGCCGCGCTACACCGGCCCGGTCTATATCGATCCTCCGGTCGATTATTACCCGCCGCAGCCGGTCTACCGTCCGCGTCCTGTCGTGGTTCAAAGCTATGAACTGCGCCCTTGGACGCCTGCCTGGTACGACTATTGCGAACGCCGCTACCGGTCCTTCGATGCGCGCACCGGCACTTTCGTCGGCTATGACGGCCGGGAGTATTTCTGCCGCGCCAGCTGA
- a CDS encoding MFS transporter, whose amino-acid sequence MRLAQHQRTYLCFFLFAVSLGALLARMPDLQTALGVTKSELGLTLIGMAIGALVALTFSSPLIERLGLRLTAFITILGTAACYALVPWMPNALLVFAVLFVAGLLAGALEINLNVELGRIETQTGRAVMNRAHGFWSMGFFVTALLASFVRQAGVSIEAHTGGALAIVLLVGLIVISGMRPTPMPAEASAAKSGAFAFPTLGLLPLCLIGIAAFLIEGAGIDWSAIYMRDVYQSEPFIGGLGLTLFTFFMALVRLVADPIVDRYGSRAVAFSLLLLSAAGIAAVWLSLHPAMALLGFAMMGAGCSAVYPLAVSAAAQRSDRAAHVNVAALGQVTFIIFFLAPPLLGFVAEHAGIRMAYFTCLPLVIAALFCVPALSGRVERQPRA is encoded by the coding sequence ATGAGACTGGCCCAGCATCAGAGAACCTATCTCTGCTTCTTCCTGTTCGCAGTCAGCCTCGGCGCCCTTTTGGCCCGCATGCCGGATCTGCAGACGGCGCTCGGCGTCACCAAGTCCGAGCTGGGGCTGACCCTGATCGGCATGGCGATCGGCGCCCTCGTCGCGCTCACCTTCTCCTCGCCGCTGATCGAGCGGCTGGGGCTGAGGCTCACGGCCTTCATCACCATCCTCGGCACCGCCGCCTGCTATGCGCTGGTTCCCTGGATGCCGAATGCGCTTCTGGTCTTCGCGGTGCTCTTCGTCGCCGGCCTCCTCGCCGGTGCGCTGGAGATCAACCTCAACGTCGAACTCGGACGGATCGAGACCCAGACCGGGCGGGCCGTGATGAACCGCGCGCATGGGTTCTGGAGCATGGGCTTCTTCGTCACCGCCCTGCTCGCCTCCTTCGTCCGCCAAGCGGGCGTCTCCATCGAGGCCCATACCGGTGGCGCCCTCGCCATCGTTCTGCTTGTCGGACTGATCGTCATCTCCGGCATGCGGCCGACCCCAATGCCGGCAGAGGCGTCGGCGGCGAAGAGCGGCGCCTTCGCCTTTCCGACCCTCGGCCTGCTGCCACTCTGCCTGATCGGCATCGCCGCATTCCTGATCGAGGGCGCGGGCATCGACTGGTCGGCGATCTACATGCGCGATGTCTATCAGTCGGAGCCCTTCATCGGCGGCCTCGGGCTGACCCTATTCACCTTCTTCATGGCGCTGGTCCGGCTCGTCGCCGATCCGATCGTCGATCGCTATGGCAGCCGGGCGGTGGCGTTCAGCCTGCTCCTGCTCTCGGCCGCCGGCATCGCCGCGGTCTGGCTGTCGCTCCACCCGGCCATGGCGCTTTTGGGCTTCGCCATGATGGGAGCCGGCTGCAGCGCCGTCTATCCGCTCGCCGTCTCGGCCGCCGCGCAGCGCAGCGACAGGGCGGCCCACGTCAATGTCGCGGCTCTCGGCCAGGTCACCTTCATCATCTTCTTCCTGGCGCCGCCCCTGCTCGGTTTCGTGGCGGAGCACGCGGGCATCCGCATGGCCTATTTCACCTGCCTGCCGCTGGTCATCGCCGCCCTCTTCTGCGTGCCGGCCTTGAGCGGGCGTGTCGAGCGTCAGCCACGCGCATAG
- a CDS encoding MBL fold metallo-hydrolase, with the protein MLQAGVIPVTHFQQNCTVLFDTDTKQGVIVDPGGDVDVILQTLGENGITLSAIWLTHGHIDHAGGAKELKEALGLPIIGPHRDDEPLLSRLEEQAERFGLAMKVENVRPDRWLEDGDQLTFGDHAFTVLHCPGHAPGHVVFVNEAQHFAHVGDVLFHGSIGRTDLPGGNHQQLLESIRTKILPLGDDFGFICGHGPGGQIGEERRTNPYLRGMEPPATGQLRPTTHEG; encoded by the coding sequence ATGCTGCAGGCAGGGGTGATTCCGGTAACGCATTTCCAGCAGAACTGCACGGTTCTGTTCGATACGGACACCAAGCAGGGTGTGATCGTCGACCCCGGCGGGGATGTGGATGTCATTCTGCAGACGCTCGGCGAAAACGGCATCACCCTCTCGGCCATCTGGCTGACCCACGGGCACATCGACCATGCTGGCGGCGCCAAGGAGCTGAAAGAGGCTCTCGGTCTCCCGATAATCGGTCCGCATCGTGATGACGAGCCGCTGCTCTCGCGGCTTGAGGAGCAGGCGGAACGCTTCGGTCTTGCGATGAAGGTCGAGAACGTCCGTCCTGACCGCTGGCTGGAAGATGGCGATCAGCTAACCTTTGGCGATCATGCGTTCACCGTGCTGCATTGCCCCGGCCACGCGCCAGGGCATGTGGTCTTCGTGAATGAAGCCCAGCACTTCGCCCATGTCGGCGATGTCCTGTTCCATGGCTCGATTGGTCGGACCGACCTGCCCGGCGGCAACCATCAGCAGCTGCTCGAAAGCATCCGCACCAAGATCCTGCCGCTGGGGGACGATTTCGGCTTTATCTGCGGCCATGGTCCGGGCGGCCAGATCGGGGAAGAGCGACGCACCAACCCCTATCTGCGCGGCATGGAACCGCCCGCCACGGGTCAGCTCCGGCCAACCACGCACGAGGGTTGA